TGCCCAAGGGCGCGCCGGTCCTGCTCTTCGGCTTCGGCGGCGGTCTCACCTACGCCGGCCAGGTCGTCCGCTGCCCCTGAGCACCGCGCCTGTACGCACCCCGGTACGCGACCCCCGCGTACCGCATGACCCCACCGGCCGGTTCACGCCGGACGGTGCAGGCGGTATCGTCCGCCAGCGCAGATCCACTTATCGAGAGGAAACAAGCACCATGACGACCCGTGACGAGATCACCGCCGGCCTCGCCGAGATCCTCGAAGAGGTAGCCGGGGTGAACCCGGACGACGTCGCCGAGGAGAAGTCGTTCACCGACGACCTCGACGTCGACTCGCTCTCCATGGTCGAGGTCGTCGTCGCGGCCGAGGAGAAGTTCGGCGTGAAGATCCCCGACAACGAGGTTCAGAACCTCAAGACCGTTGGTGACGCGGTCGCCTACATCCAGGCGCAGTCCTGATCATGAGTCGCCCCGACGTCGTCGTCACCGGGCTCGGCGCGACGACCCCGCTCGGCGGGGACGTCGCGTCGACCTGGGACGCCATGCTCGCCGGCCGCTCCGGGGTGGGACACCTCACCCAGGAGTGGGCCGCGCAACTGCCGGTACGGATCGCCGCCGAGCTCGCCGTGGACCCGTCCGAGGTACTGGACCGGATCAAGCTGCGTCGGCTCGACCGGTCCGAGGCGATCGCCCTGATCGCCGCCCACCAGGCCTGGAACGACTCCGGCCTGGCCGACTCCGGGCTGGACCCGGAGCGGCTCGGGGTGAGCGTCGGCACCGGCATCGGTGGCGCGCAGACCCTGCTCGCCCAGGACGACATCCTGGAGGAGAAGGGCGCGCGTCGGGTCTCCCCGCACACCGTGCCGATGCTGATGCCGAACGGACCGGCCGCCTGGGTCGGGCTCGAACTCGGTGCCCAGGCCGGGGTCCACTCGGTCGCCAGCGCCTGCGCGACCGGTGCGGAGGCGATCGCGCTCGGACTGGACATGATCCGTTCGGGCCGCGCCGACGTGGTCGTGGCCGGTGGCACCGAGGCGGTCATCCACCCGCTGCCGATCGCCGGGTTCGCCTCCGCGCGGGCCATGTCGATCCGCAACGACGACCCGGAGACCGCCTCCCGCCCCTGGGACAAGGGCCGCGACGGCTTCGTCCTCGGTGAGGGTGCCGGCATCCTCGTCCTCGAACGGGCCGACCACGCCGCCGCGCGTGGCGCCAGGGTCTA
The Micromonospora pisi DNA segment above includes these coding regions:
- the fabF gene encoding beta-ketoacyl-ACP synthase II, whose translation is MSRPDVVVTGLGATTPLGGDVASTWDAMLAGRSGVGHLTQEWAAQLPVRIAAELAVDPSEVLDRIKLRRLDRSEAIALIAAHQAWNDSGLADSGLDPERLGVSVGTGIGGAQTLLAQDDILEEKGARRVSPHTVPMLMPNGPAAWVGLELGAQAGVHSVASACATGAEAIALGLDMIRSGRADVVVAGGTEAVIHPLPIAGFASARAMSIRNDDPETASRPWDKGRDGFVLGEGAGILVLERADHAAARGARVYARLAGAGITSDGYDIVQPHPEGAGFKRAIRFALADADLDKSDIVHVNAHATSTPVGDMLEVAGLRSALGDHPVLTATKSLIGHLLGAAGAVESIATILAMRDGIVPPTINLDDPEDGLLDVVAHKPRQMDIPAALNNSFGFGGHNVALIFTRA
- a CDS encoding acyl carrier protein; the encoded protein is MTTRDEITAGLAEILEEVAGVNPDDVAEEKSFTDDLDVDSLSMVEVVVAAEEKFGVKIPDNEVQNLKTVGDAVAYIQAQS